Proteins found in one Methylobacterium sp. CB376 genomic segment:
- a CDS encoding methyltransferase, translating into MIASPRFQRFAAAFPPTRPVARRNARALFDLCAGFVYAQVLAACVALDLFRLLADGPLAPDCIARRLDLPPERALCLLRAAASLDLLTALPDGRFALADLGAALLGNPSVGAMIAHHALLYDDLRDPVALLRGRAGPSRLAGYWAYAGSAAPAALGEAAVAPYGALMGASQALVAGDILDAYPLARHRRLLDVGGGEGAFAVAAARRAPHLAVTLFDLPPVAARAARRFAEEGLGGRATALGGSFHDGLPPGADLISLVRVVHDHDDAPAAALLRAAHDALPPGGTLLLAEPMAGTRGAEPVGDAYFGFYLLAMGSGRPRRAEELAAMLRQAGFGDIRERATRRPLLVRLLVARRGSVSKV; encoded by the coding sequence CTGATCGCCAGCCCGCGCTTCCAGCGCTTCGCCGCCGCCTTCCCGCCGACGCGCCCGGTCGCGCGCCGCAACGCGCGGGCCCTGTTCGACCTCTGCGCCGGCTTCGTCTACGCGCAGGTGCTGGCGGCCTGCGTCGCGCTCGACCTCTTTCGCCTGCTCGCGGACGGCCCCCTGGCGCCCGACTGCATCGCCCGCCGCCTCGACCTGCCGCCGGAGCGGGCGCTGTGCCTCCTGCGCGCCGCCGCCTCCCTCGACCTCCTGACCGCCCTGCCGGACGGCCGCTTCGCCCTGGCGGATCTCGGCGCGGCCCTCCTCGGCAATCCCTCGGTGGGCGCGATGATCGCCCACCACGCCCTGCTCTACGACGACCTGCGCGACCCCGTGGCGCTCCTGCGCGGGCGGGCGGGGCCGAGCCGGCTCGCGGGCTACTGGGCCTATGCGGGATCCGCGGCGCCCGCCGCCCTCGGCGAGGCCGCCGTCGCGCCCTACGGCGCCCTGATGGGGGCCTCCCAGGCCCTCGTCGCGGGCGACATCCTCGACGCCTACCCGCTCGCCCGGCACCGCCGGCTCCTCGACGTCGGCGGCGGGGAGGGCGCCTTCGCGGTGGCGGCCGCGCGGCGCGCGCCCCACCTCGCCGTCACCCTGTTCGACCTGCCCCCGGTGGCGGCCCGCGCCGCGCGGCGCTTCGCCGAGGAGGGGCTGGGCGGGCGCGCCACCGCCCTCGGCGGCAGCTTCCACGACGGGCTGCCGCCCGGCGCCGACCTGATCTCCCTGGTGCGCGTGGTGCACGACCACGACGATGCGCCCGCCGCCGCCCTGCTGCGGGCCGCCCACGACGCCCTGCCGCCCGGCGGAACCCTGCTCCTCGCCGAGCCGATGGCCGGGACGCGGGGCGCCGAGCCGGTCGGCGACGCCTATTTCGGCTTCTACCTCCTCGCCATGGGCAGCGGGCGCCCGCGCCGCGCGGAGGAACTCGCCGCGATGCTGCGGCAGGCCGGCTTCGGCGACATCCGCGAGCGCGCCACCCGCCGCCCGCTCCTGGTCCGACTCCTCGTCGCGCGCCGCGGATCCGTGTCAAAAGTGTAA
- the bchC gene encoding chlorophyll synthesis pathway protein BchC — translation MHALAVILDGPERLGLDRLALDSPGPADAVVEVAWSGISTGTERLLWSGRMPDFPGMGYPLVPGYESVGRVVEAGPESGRRPGETVFVPGARCFGPVRGLFGGAASHLVVEGARLLPIDAALGERGILLALAATAYHALAGAERGERHLVVGHGVLGRLLARLARLSGQDPVVWERDPARRGGEHGYPVLDPAADETGRYARITDASGDAGLLDGLIARLAPGGEVVLAGFYEAPLSFAFPPAFLREARLRVSAQWRPGDLDAVAGLVRAGALGLDGLISHRRPAAQAASAYRTALTDPACLKMVLDWRARS, via the coding sequence ATGCACGCGCTGGCCGTGATCCTCGACGGGCCCGAACGCCTCGGCCTCGACCGGCTCGCCCTCGACTCGCCCGGCCCGGCCGACGCCGTGGTCGAAGTGGCGTGGAGCGGCATCAGCACCGGCACCGAGCGCCTGCTCTGGTCGGGCCGGATGCCGGACTTCCCCGGCATGGGCTATCCCCTGGTCCCCGGCTACGAGTCGGTCGGGCGCGTGGTCGAGGCCGGCCCCGAATCCGGCCGCCGCCCCGGCGAGACCGTCTTCGTGCCCGGCGCCCGCTGCTTCGGCCCGGTGCGCGGCCTGTTCGGCGGCGCGGCCTCGCACCTCGTGGTCGAGGGCGCGCGCCTGTTGCCCATCGACGCGGCGCTCGGCGAGCGCGGCATCCTGCTGGCCCTCGCCGCGACCGCCTACCACGCCCTGGCGGGGGCGGAGCGCGGCGAGCGCCACCTCGTCGTCGGGCACGGCGTGCTCGGGCGCCTCCTGGCGCGCCTCGCCCGGCTCAGCGGTCAGGACCCGGTGGTCTGGGAGCGCGATCCGGCCCGCCGCGGCGGCGAGCACGGCTACCCGGTGCTCGACCCGGCCGCCGACGAGACCGGGCGCTACGCCCGCATCACCGACGCGAGCGGCGATGCCGGCCTCCTCGACGGGCTGATCGCCCGCCTCGCGCCCGGGGGCGAGGTGGTGCTGGCGGGCTTCTACGAGGCGCCGCTCTCCTTCGCCTTCCCGCCGGCCTTCCTGCGCGAGGCGCGCCTCCGGGTCTCGGCGCAGTGGCGGCCCGGCGACCTCGACGCGGTCGCGGGCCTCGTGCGCGCGGGCGCGCTCGGCCTCGACGGCCTGATCAGCCACCGCCGGCCCGCCGCGCAGGCCGCGAGCGCCTACCGCACGGCCCTCACCGATCCCGCCTGCCTCAAGATGGTCCTCGACTGGAGAGCCCGCTCATGA
- a CDS encoding chlorophyllide a reductase iron protein subunit X: MTAAPHAAALRHPDPRPAGPSVAPPDPREGAARRETQVIAIYGKGGIGKSFTLANLSYMLAQQGRRVLLIGCDPKSDTTSLLFGGRACPTIIETSTRRKLAGEAVAIGDVCFKRDGVFAMELGGPEVGRGCGGRGIIHGFELLEKLGFHEWGFDYVLLDFLGDVVCGGFGLPIARDMCQKVIVVGSNDLQSLYVANNVCSAVEYFRKLGGNVGVGGLVINKDDGTGEAQAFAASAGIPVLASIPADDDIRRKSANYEIIGRPDGRWGPLFAELAANVAAAAPHQPLPLSQDALLGLFKGEAVGRGVVLDPASDEDMRGRPVQPRASLEVVYDAV; the protein is encoded by the coding sequence ATGACTGCCGCCCCGCACGCAGCCGCTCTCCGCCACCCCGATCCCCGCCCGGCGGGCCCCTCGGTCGCGCCGCCCGATCCGCGGGAGGGCGCGGCCCGGCGCGAGACCCAGGTGATCGCGATCTACGGCAAGGGGGGCATCGGCAAGAGCTTCACCCTCGCCAACCTGTCCTACATGCTCGCCCAGCAGGGGCGGCGGGTGCTGCTGATCGGGTGCGATCCGAAGAGCGACACCACCTCGCTGCTGTTCGGCGGCCGGGCCTGCCCGACCATCATCGAGACCTCGACCCGCCGCAAGCTCGCGGGCGAGGCGGTGGCGATCGGCGACGTCTGCTTCAAGCGCGACGGCGTCTTCGCCATGGAACTCGGCGGACCGGAGGTGGGCCGCGGCTGCGGCGGGCGCGGCATCATCCACGGCTTCGAACTGCTGGAGAAGCTCGGCTTCCACGAATGGGGCTTCGACTACGTCCTGCTCGACTTCCTCGGCGACGTGGTCTGCGGCGGCTTCGGCCTGCCGATCGCCCGCGACATGTGCCAGAAGGTCATCGTCGTCGGCTCGAACGACCTGCAATCGCTCTACGTCGCCAACAACGTCTGCTCGGCGGTGGAGTATTTCCGCAAGCTCGGCGGCAATGTCGGGGTGGGCGGCCTCGTCATCAACAAGGACGACGGCACCGGGGAGGCGCAGGCCTTCGCGGCGAGCGCCGGCATCCCGGTGCTCGCCTCGATCCCGGCCGACGACGACATCCGCCGCAAGAGCGCCAATTACGAGATCATCGGCCGGCCCGACGGCCGCTGGGGACCGCTCTTCGCCGAACTCGCCGCCAACGTGGCGGCGGCCGCGCCCCACCAGCCGCTTCCCCTGAGCCAGGACGCGCTGCTCGGCCTGTTCAAGGGCGAGGCGGTCGGCCGCGGCGTGGTCCTGGACCCGGCGAGCGACGAGGACATGCGCGGCCGGCCGGTCCAGCCGCGGGCCTCCCTCGAAGTCGTCTACGACGCGGTGTGA